A genomic segment from Nodularia sphaerocarpa UHCC 0038 encodes:
- a CDS encoding TRAP transporter substrate-binding protein has product MKRRKILNTGAIATATAVTLGSCARTQTAANVQTGLPNIRWRMATSWPKSLGIFSGADILAKRVKEMTNGRFNITPFAAGELVPGLQVMDAVQAGTVECGHTAGYYYIGKNLALAFATSVPFGFNAQQQNSWLYHGGGLEAMQKIYSDFNIINFPAGNTGAQMGGWFKREINTVADLQGLKMRIPGIGGQVISRMGVSVQVLPGGEIFLALDRGAIDAAEWVGPYDDEKLGLNKAAQFYYYPGWWEPGPTLEVLVNRSAWDKLPPEYQAIFKTATHEANMNMLTEYDALNGQALSRLVAGGTKLVSFSPEIMQASQKASFDFLEENASKDATFKEVYEQWKGFRKQVFDWNRVNELSYANFAMSNS; this is encoded by the coding sequence ATGAAACGTCGAAAAATTCTCAATACAGGTGCGATCGCCACTGCAACTGCTGTAACATTAGGCTCCTGTGCGCGTACCCAAACCGCCGCTAACGTGCAAACTGGATTGCCCAATATCCGGTGGCGAATGGCAACTAGCTGGCCGAAATCTCTAGGGATTTTTAGCGGTGCAGATATACTTGCCAAGCGAGTCAAAGAAATGACCAATGGACGTTTCAACATTACCCCCTTTGCGGCGGGGGAATTGGTTCCGGGGTTGCAAGTCATGGACGCAGTGCAAGCGGGAACTGTGGAATGTGGACACACAGCCGGTTATTATTACATCGGTAAAAACTTAGCCTTAGCCTTCGCCACCTCCGTACCCTTCGGCTTCAACGCCCAACAGCAGAACTCTTGGCTATATCATGGTGGCGGACTAGAAGCCATGCAAAAAATCTATAGTGACTTCAATATCATTAACTTTCCAGCTGGTAACACCGGGGCGCAGATGGGAGGATGGTTTAAAAGAGAAATTAACACTGTTGCCGACCTGCAAGGCTTAAAAATGCGTATTCCCGGAATCGGGGGACAAGTCATATCTCGCATGGGTGTAAGCGTGCAAGTCTTACCAGGAGGGGAAATTTTCTTAGCATTAGATAGGGGTGCAATTGATGCAGCCGAGTGGGTAGGCCCTTATGATGATGAGAAACTGGGTTTAAACAAAGCCGCCCAATTTTACTATTATCCAGGTTGGTGGGAACCAGGCCCCACATTAGAAGTGCTAGTTAACCGTAGTGCTTGGGACAAATTACCCCCAGAATACCAAGCCATATTCAAAACAGCGACTCATGAAGCCAACATGAATATGTTAACTGAATACGATGCCTTAAATGGTCAAGCACTTTCAAGATTGGTTGCTGGCGGTACTAAATTAGTTTCCTTCAGCCCAGAAATCATGCAAGCATCGCAAAAAGCTTCCTTTGATTTCCTAGAGGAAAATGCGAGTAAAGACGCAACCTTCAAAGAAGTTTACGAACAATGGAAAGGCTTCCGTAAACAAGTTTTCGACTGGAACCGTGTTAATGAATTGAGTTATGCCAATTTTGCGATGTCTAATAGTTAG
- a CDS encoding glucokinase, whose amino-acid sequence MTLLLAGDIGGTKTILRLVEASDSLELQTICEETYRSGDFPDLVPLVQQFLIKANSPVPQKACFAIAGPVVDNTAKLTNLTWFLDTDRLKQELGIDSISLINDFAAVGYGIFGLTKQDLLTLQVGKHKLEAPIAIIGAGTGLGQGFLIKQGNYYQVFPSEGGHADFAPRSELEFQLLKYLLDKHNIQRVSVERVVSGQGVVAIYQFLRDRKISAESPEIAQIVRTWEQEAGQQEKSVDPGAAIGAAGLDGSDRLSVQTLQLFVDIYGAEAGNLALKLLPYGGLYIAGGIAPKIQTLLQKGNFLLNFSQKGRMRSILEDIPVYIILNQQVGLIGAALRAARL is encoded by the coding sequence ATGACTTTGTTACTAGCAGGAGACATCGGCGGTACGAAAACTATTTTGCGGTTGGTGGAAGCATCAGACTCACTAGAGTTACAGACTATTTGTGAGGAAACTTACCGCAGTGGAGATTTTCCAGATTTAGTCCCTTTAGTGCAGCAGTTTCTGATTAAGGCTAATAGTCCAGTACCACAAAAGGCTTGTTTTGCGATCGCCGGGCCAGTGGTAGATAATACAGCCAAGCTAACCAATTTAACCTGGTTTCTCGATACCGACCGTTTAAAACAAGAATTAGGCATTGATTCCATCTCCCTAATTAATGACTTTGCGGCTGTGGGTTACGGCATTTTCGGGTTAACTAAACAAGATTTGCTGACTTTGCAAGTTGGTAAACACAAATTAGAAGCACCAATTGCCATTATTGGGGCTGGGACTGGGTTGGGACAAGGATTTTTGATTAAACAGGGTAACTACTATCAAGTCTTTCCCTCAGAGGGCGGACACGCTGATTTTGCCCCCCGTAGTGAGTTGGAATTTCAGCTATTAAAATATCTCCTGGATAAACATAATATCCAACGTGTTTCTGTAGAAAGGGTAGTTTCTGGACAGGGCGTTGTGGCAATTTACCAATTTTTGCGCGATCGCAAAATATCGGCCGAATCACCAGAAATCGCCCAAATTGTCAGAACCTGGGAACAAGAAGCCGGACAGCAGGAAAAGAGCGTTGATCCAGGTGCTGCTATTGGCGCAGCCGGACTTGATGGAAGCGATCGCCTCTCAGTACAAACCTTACAATTATTTGTAGACATTTACGGTGCAGAAGCCGGCAATCTTGCCCTCAAATTATTACCTTACGGCGGCTTATATATTGCTGGTGGGATTGCGCCCAAAATCCAAACCCTGCTGCAAAAAGGCAATTTTCTCTTAAACTTCAGCCAAAAAGGCAGGATGCGTTCCATCCTCGAAGACATACCCGTGTATATTATTCTCAATCAACAAGTGGGGCTAATTGGTGCAGCTTTACGTGCAGCTAGGTTATAA
- a CDS encoding TRAP transporter large permease, producing the protein MTLDYEWLGPVMFAGALVLLSLGYPVAFSLGGVAILFGIVGISLGVFDPVFLTAMPQRIFGIMANYTLLAIPYFIFMGSMLEKSGIAENLLETMGIVLGRLRGGLALAVVLVGALLAATTGVVAATVVAMGLISLPIMLRYGYNKQLATGVIAASGTLGQIIPPSVVLVVLGDQLGISVGDLFIGSLIPGLMMSGAFALHVLIVAFLKPDLAPALPAQVREIGGKALGKRIVQVMLPPLILILLVLGSIFFGFATPTEAGAVGCAGAIALAAANRKLSLESLRQVCDTTLKITSMVLFILLGSTAFSLVFRGVNGDQFMFDVLANLPGGKIGFLIVSMTTVFLLGFFIDFFEIAFIVVPLFVPVAQELNIDLVWYGVILGANLQTSFLTPPFGFALFYLRGVAPPEVTTSDIYRGVIPFILLQLLVLVLIIAFPGIVSFLPNLGK; encoded by the coding sequence ATGACGCTGGATTATGAATGGCTGGGGCCTGTGATGTTTGCTGGGGCGTTAGTGCTGCTATCGCTGGGATATCCTGTAGCTTTTTCTCTGGGTGGGGTGGCAATTTTATTCGGCATTGTGGGAATTTCTCTGGGTGTATTTGACCCGGTGTTTCTCACTGCTATGCCACAGCGCATTTTTGGCATTATGGCTAATTATACGCTGTTAGCTATCCCTTATTTTATCTTTATGGGGTCAATGCTGGAGAAATCTGGGATAGCTGAGAATTTGTTAGAAACAATGGGGATTGTGTTGGGACGCTTACGTGGCGGACTGGCTTTAGCTGTGGTGTTGGTGGGGGCGCTGTTGGCTGCAACTACTGGGGTGGTGGCGGCTACGGTAGTGGCTATGGGTTTAATTTCTCTGCCAATTATGCTGCGCTATGGATATAACAAACAATTAGCTACTGGTGTAATTGCGGCTTCGGGGACTCTGGGGCAAATTATCCCGCCAAGTGTTGTGTTAGTGGTACTGGGTGATCAGTTGGGGATTTCGGTTGGTGATTTATTTATTGGTTCCCTGATTCCGGGTTTGATGATGTCGGGTGCGTTTGCTCTTCACGTCCTGATTGTGGCATTTTTAAAGCCAGATTTAGCGCCGGCTTTGCCTGCTCAGGTGCGAGAAATCGGTGGTAAAGCTTTGGGAAAACGGATAGTTCAGGTGATGCTACCGCCGTTGATTCTGATTTTGTTGGTTTTGGGAAGTATATTTTTTGGCTTTGCTACACCGACAGAAGCGGGGGCTGTGGGTTGTGCAGGTGCGATCGCCCTGGCTGCTGCAAATCGTAAACTTAGCTTAGAATCTCTGCGTCAGGTTTGTGATACCACTTTAAAAATCACCAGCATGGTGCTGTTTATCTTATTGGGTTCCACAGCCTTTAGTTTAGTATTCCGGGGAGTGAATGGCGATCAATTTATGTTTGATGTCCTGGCCAATCTTCCCGGCGGTAAAATCGGCTTTTTAATTGTCAGTATGACAACGGTATTTTTGCTCGGCTTTTTTATCGATTTTTTCGAGATTGCCTTTATTGTTGTACCCCTGTTTGTGCCAGTAGCCCAAGAATTAAACATTGATTTGGTTTGGTATGGTGTGATTTTAGGAGCGAATTTACAAACTTCCTTCCTCACACCTCCCTTTGGTTTTGCGCTGTTTTATCTGCGTGGTGTCGCACCGCCAGAAGTCACTACATCTGACATCTATCGCGGTGTTATCCCGTTTATTTTGCTGCAATTGTTAGTTTTGGTGTTAATCATTGCTTTCCCCGGTATTGTCAGCTTTTTACCTAATTTAGGAAAATAA
- a CDS encoding TRAP transporter small permease subunit translates to MEKLLKIARIIDVCTERIGKLTGWLVLVMVVLGVWNVSGRYLGRFIGINLTSNAYIEAQWYVFDLIFLLGAGYTLKHNEHVRVDVFYSNWPPRRKALADLLGTVLFLIPFCIMVIFFSWDTVLASWQILEASPDPDGLPRYPIKTMIIVSFVLLIFQGISQVIKNLAIVQGRLEPQEEHHDAGL, encoded by the coding sequence TTGGAAAAACTATTGAAGATAGCCAGAATAATTGATGTTTGTACTGAACGCATTGGCAAGTTGACCGGTTGGCTGGTGCTAGTTATGGTCGTACTGGGTGTATGGAATGTTTCAGGACGATACCTGGGGCGGTTTATTGGCATTAATTTAACTTCTAACGCTTACATAGAAGCCCAGTGGTATGTTTTCGATTTAATTTTTCTGTTGGGTGCAGGCTACACCTTAAAGCACAATGAACACGTGCGGGTGGATGTGTTTTACAGCAATTGGCCGCCTCGGCGCAAAGCACTGGCAGATTTACTGGGGACAGTATTATTTCTGATTCCATTTTGTATCATGGTAATATTTTTTTCCTGGGATACTGTTTTGGCTTCTTGGCAAATTCTCGAAGCATCGCCAGATCCTGATGGTTTACCGCGCTACCCCATCAAAACCATGATTATTGTCTCTTTTGTGTTGTTGATTTTCCAGGGAATTTCTCAGGTAATCAAAAATTTGGCTATTGTTCAAGGCAGACTAGAACCCCAGGAGGAACATCATGACGCTGGATTATGA
- a CDS encoding histidine phosphatase family protein, whose product MNQIVWIARHANRLDFVNPDWFLTAQRRYDPPLSDDGIVQTQQLAQRLQSEKIAHIFASPFLRTVQTANAVAEILDLPIKLETGLSEWLNPDWMTEEPERLSIPALAELFPRIDTSYTPRITAQYPETYEKVQERSGQTSKCLATECYPQDILLIGHGASVLGTAMGLVGDIAQTEVKASLCSLVKVVRQGGEWLLELKGDTSHLTGIEEVIRFA is encoded by the coding sequence ATGAATCAAATAGTTTGGATCGCAAGACACGCTAACCGCCTAGATTTCGTCAACCCTGATTGGTTTCTCACCGCCCAAAGACGTTATGATCCACCTTTGTCTGATGATGGTATAGTGCAAACACAACAGTTAGCTCAACGCTTGCAATCAGAAAAAATTGCTCATATTTTCGCTTCGCCATTTCTGCGAACTGTACAAACAGCCAACGCCGTTGCAGAAATTTTAGATTTACCCATTAAACTAGAAACAGGTTTGAGTGAGTGGCTAAATCCAGACTGGATGACTGAAGAACCCGAAAGACTGTCAATTCCAGCCTTAGCAGAATTATTTCCCAGAATTGATACTAGCTACACACCACGTATCACCGCGCAATATCCAGAAACTTACGAAAAAGTGCAAGAACGTTCTGGACAAACTTCTAAATGCTTGGCTACTGAATGCTATCCCCAGGATATTTTGTTAATAGGACATGGTGCTTCTGTATTGGGAACAGCAATGGGGCTAGTAGGAGACATCGCTCAAACAGAAGTCAAGGCTTCTTTATGTTCCTTAGTAAAAGTCGTCCGTCAAGGCGGTGAATGGTTGCTAGAACTAAAGGGAGACACTTCCCATTTGACAGGGATAGAGGAAGTGATTCGATTTGCTTAA